In Stigmatopora nigra isolate UIUO_SnigA chromosome 18, RoL_Snig_1.1, whole genome shotgun sequence, one genomic interval encodes:
- the itgb4 gene encoding integrin beta-4 isoform X3: MAHLFDYFSSQGRKAMERWTLHLSVGLGLLLLLTTFSSYTQANYCFDSRSKTCSECLQAGTGCAYCPEETFNGPRCDLQANILAQGCSAGAMIVAQSAMKIERNQQIDIRRAQSQVSPQQMSMSFLPGEEKMVDVEVFAPTKGPLDLYILMDFSNSMEDDLDNLKRMGQELASLVKKLSDDYTIGFGKFVDKVIEPQTDMRPEKLAKPWPNSDPPFSFENVIKLTNDLNFFTDELQKERISGNLDAPEGGFDAILQAAVCGDKIGWREHSTHLLVFSTESAFHYEADGANVLSGILPRNDEKCHLDGEGRYEKHTSQDYPSIPTLVRLLGKHNIIPVFAVTNHSYTYYKKLQTYFPIAEVGLLQEDSSNILQVMEMAFKSIRSKMSIRAEDRPKAFEAQFLSTAGKVAEYGAFDFKPGAIGKFKLRLKAQRTIDESPVCKMDVDEKEGRIRIKPTTFGSAVNVNARVLCPTCDCEKSAVRNAPRCHGNGDLVCGKCQCHDGWLSTFCNCSASASALDTGLCIGPGSTEPCSGRGDCLECGTCVCYKPDQFEGPYCQYDRTQCQRFGGFLCNDRGSCVMGRCVCSQGWEGNACQCPKSNQTCLDSNGGVCNGRGKCHCGLCECPESSFEMSSTCEPNFQATTLGVCEATRSCAQCQAWKTGEKKNKEECAKCSFRVTMVEELKEADKVLHKCTFRDEEDDCTYHYTVENSKFSASKDLEVQVLMKKDCPAGSLLWLLPLLLFLLLLLALLLLCCWKYCACCKTCCQSCLALLPCCRKGRTVGFKEDEYLLRHSLLTSDHLDTPMVRAGLLKGTDVVRWKVTDNVHRSPNHPQALIKPNPKETIEYPISLRVNRRFSENLSRPDSRDAEQLRKEVADNLNEVYKQIPGAQKIQKTSFRTQRNAGKRQDYTILDTILSAPRSSYPEIVRLTVRNVQSGRFNELKVLPGYYTVATDREATGVIEFQEGVESLDVHVPLFTKDEDDDKKQLLVEATDVPLGIAKIGKRLVNITIIKEHAPSIFSFLQPSYTYSRHDGVANIPIGREIVEDGRTQVSYRTRDLTAKDKKDYVTVDGDLTYGPGETQKTVPVRLLELGEKDALLDDRQVKQFVMDLSNPRQGAKLGRYPRTTITIADPPDPGAIMFKRGTQSFTTADSSYSIPVVRTRNRDGPATVKWRTKKGQRVDLSGTLKFNPGETEKTIVIDPRSHPVLAQPDSFQLELLEPSSNATVGERKTTVVNVVEGGPRSPELAQMQQKGLVSPKNSLPGGRLLAPGNPKAKATGPRSIRLNWDPPAGNPAGYKVKYWIYGDPEKDAQVLDVKTPHADLTNLYPYCDYEMRVSAYNASGNGNETDVVACQTLEDVPGEPGRLAFNVISPTVTQISWAEPAETNGDITAYEVLYTPIDDDMKQMGAAKKVKIDNPKKRMLLIENLVNAQTYQYKVRAKNSVGWGPYRDATINLASQPARPLSIPIIPDVPIVDAEAGDEYDSYLMYSNEVLKSPASSKTPSMSGDDYTTNGKWDQNFLFPGGSATRNLSSSSSPMSSFNSNYRGGSFSTENTTTHYMPGRKKVAHASLEWYANSPLLTGSPLRGDMMGGVSGMHTSEVVMRKRSERSYGEENIRDSIVMGDLANKFAEIEARLSPGVPDTPSRLVFSALGPTALKVSWQEPRCERDISGYSVAYQPLNGGETKRVNVTNPAENSVIIRDLLPNHSYLFKVKAQSQEGWGPEREGVITIESAVDPRSPLSPMPGSPFTLSTPSAPGPLVFTALSPDSLQLSWEKPRKPNGDILGYVVTCEQLHGGADTRSFQVGGDGAETRLTVPDLTENIPYKFKVQAQTTVGFGPEREGIITIESQDAGALSQFHNQSMTRREVFNMPSDMSTMSSISRTMINDPFFSDGMTTTTTTQHVESSGMMSRQVTKEVVQRSVMGATAVSQKMFYDS, encoded by the exons ATGGCCCATTTATTTGATTACTTTTCAAGTCA gGGCAGGAAGGCCATGGAGAGATGGACATTACATCTCTCAGTGGGACTTGGACTTTTGCTCCTTCTCACCACTTTCTCCTCCTACACTCAAG CCAACTATTGCTTTGACAGCAGATCCAAGACCTGCTCGGAATGCCTGCAGGCGGGAACGGGCTGCGCTTACTGTCCCGAAGAG ACCTTTAATGGACCTCGCTGCGACCTGCAAGCAAACATCCTGGCTCAAGGCTGCAGCGCCGGCGCCATGATCGTAGCCCAGAGCGCCATGAAGATCGAAAGA AACCAACAGATTGACATCCGAAGGGCCCAGTCGCAGGTGTCCCCGCAGCAGATGAGCATGTCTTTCCTGCCGGGGGAGGAGAAGATGGTGGACGTGGAAGTTTTTGCTCCCACCAAAGGCCCCTTGGATCTCTACATCCTCATGGACTTCTCCAACTCCATGGAAGACGATTTGGACAACCTGAAGAGGATGGGCCAGGAGCTGG CGTCGCTGGTGAAGAAGCTGTCGGACGACTACACCATCGGTTTCGGGAAGTTTGTGGACAAAGTCATCGAGCCCCAAACCGACATGAGGCCCGAGAA ACTGGCCAAGCCGTGGCCCAATAGCGACCCGCCGTTCTCTTTCGAGAACGTCATCAAGCTGACCAACGACTTGAACTTCTTTACGGACGAGCTACAGAAGGAGAGAATCTCCGGCAACTTGGACGCCCCCGAAGGCGGCTTCGACGCCATCCTCCAGGCCGCCGTCTGCGGG GATAAGATCGGCTGGCGCGAACACAGCACCCACCTGCTGGTTTTCTCCACCGAGTCGGCCTTCCACTACGAGGCGGACGGCGCCAACGTGCTGTCGGGCATCCTGCCCCGCAACGACGAAAAGTGCCACCTGGACGGCGAAGGGCGATACGAGAAGCACACCTCCCAGGATTACCCCTCCATCCCCACTCTGGTCCGCCTGCTGGGCAAACACAACATCATTCCCGTCTTTGCCGTCACCAACCACTCGTACACCTACTACAAG AAACTCCAGACGTATTTCCCCATCGCCGAGGTGGGCCTTCTGCAAGAGGACTCCTCCAACATCCTGCAAGTCATGGAGATGGCCTTTAAG AGTATCCGTTCAAAGATGAGCATTCGGGCAGAAGACCGACCCAAGGCTTTCGAGGCTCAGTTCCTGTCCACCGCCGGAAAGGTGGCAGAATACGGCGCCTTTGATTTCAAGCCGGGCGCCATC GGAAAATTCAAGTTGCGTCTCAAAGCCCAGAGGACCATCGACGAGTCGCCCGTCTGCAAGATGGACGTGGACGAAAAAGAGGGACGGATAAGAATCAAACCCACCACCTTCGGCTCGGCCGTCAACGTGAACGCCAGAGTCCTGTGTCCCACTTGCGACTGCGAGAAG TCGGCCGTCCGGAACGCGCCCAGATGCCATGGAAACGGAGACCTGGTGTGTGGGAAATGTCAGTGCCACGATGGCtg GTTGAGCACATTCTGTAACTGTTCGGCCAGCGCTTCGGCCCTGGACACCGGCCTGTGTATTGGTCCGGGATCGACGGAACCTTGCTCGGGTCGGGGGGATTGCCTGGAATGCGGAACTTGCGTCTGCTACAAACCCGACCAGTTTGAAGGACCTTACTGCCAGTACGACCGAACCCAGTGTCAGCGATTCGGCGGCTTCCTTTGCAATG ACCGCGGCTCGTGCGTCATGGGTCGCTGCGTGTGTTCTCAGGGCTGGGAGGGAAATGCCTGTCAGTGTCCCAAGAGCAACCAAACCTGTCTGGACAGCAACGGG GGTGTTTGCAATGGACGTGGGAAATGCCATTGTGGCCTTTGCGAGTGTCCGGAATCGAGTTTTGAAATGTCATCCACCTGTGAGCCAAATTTCCAG GCCACCACGCTGGGGGTGTGCGAGGCTACGCGGAGCTGCGCCCAGTGTCAGGCTTGGAAGACCGGAGAGAAGAAGAACAAGGAGGAGTGTGCCAAGTGTTCCTTCAGAGTCACCATGGTGGAGGAATTAAAAGAAG ccGACAAGGTGCTTCACAAATGCACGTTCCGAGATGAAGAAGACGACTGCACGTACCACTACACGGTGGAAAACTCCAAATTTTCCGCCTCTAAAGATTTGGAGGTCCAGGTTCTCATGAAGAAAG ATTGTCCAGCTGGCAGCCTTCTGTGGCTGCTCCCTCTCCTCTTGTTCCTCTTGTTACTGCTGGCACTTTTGCTCCTCTGCTGCTGGAAATACTGTGCCTGCTGCAAAACCTGCTGCCAG AGCTGCCTGGCCCTGCTGCCTTGCTGCAGGAAAG GCCGCACGGTGGGATTCAAGGAGGACGAGTATCTTCTCCGCCACTCGCTGCTGACCTCGGACCACCTGGACACGCCCATGGTGAGGGCGGGGCTTCTCAAAGGGACCGACGTGGTCCGCTGGAAGGTGACGGATAACGTGCACCGCAGTCCCAACCACCCCCAGGCCTTGATCAAGCCCAACCCTAAAGAAACCA TCGAGTATCCCATCTCCCTGCGGGTCAACAGGCGCTTTTCCGAGAACTTGTCTCGCCCGGACTCCAGAGATGCGGAACAGCTTCGTAAAGAAGTGGCAGATAAC ctTAACGAGGTCTACAAACAAATTCCCGGGGCCCAGAAAATCCAGAAAACTTCCTTTAG AACACAGAGAAATGcagggaaaag GCAGGACTACACCATCTTGGACACAATCCTGTCGGCGCCCCGCAGCAGCTACCCGGAAATTGTCAGGCTGACTGTGAGAAATGTCCAATCGGGACGCTTCAACGAGCTGAAAGTCTTGCCCGGTTACTACACTGTTGCCACAGACAGGG AGGCTACGGGGGTGATCGAATTCCAAGAGGGCGTGGAGTCGCTGGACGTTCACGTGCCTCTCTTCACCAAAGATGAAGACGACGACAAGAAGCAGCTCCTGGTGGAGGCCACCGACGTGCCGCTGGGCATCgccaagattggaaaacgtttGGTCAACATCACCATCATCAAAGAACAcg CCCCCAGCATCTTCTCCTTCCTCCAGCCGTCCTACACCTACAGTCGACACGACGGCGTGGCCAATATTCCCATCGGCCGAGAGATCGTGGAGGACGGACGCACGCAAGTGTCCTACCGCACGCGGGATCTGACGGCCAAGGATAAAAAG gACTACGTGACCGTGGACGGAGACTTGACTTACGGTCCCGGCGAGACTCAGAAGACCGTCCCGGTCCGTCTGTTGGAACTGGGCGAGAAGGACGCCCTCCTGGACGACAGACAAGTCAAGCAATTTGTCATGGACCTCAGTAACCCGCGACAGGGCGCCAAGCTGGGGCGCTACCCGAGGACCACCATCACCATCGCCGATCCGCCAG ATCCCGGCGCTATTATGTTCAAGAGAGGCACCCAAAGCTTCACCACGGCCGATTCATCTTACAGCATCCCGGTGGTGCGCACTCGCAACCGGGACGGCCCGGCCACCGTCAAATGGCGCACAAAGAAGGGCCAGCGGGTGGACCTCTCGGGCACTTTGAAGTTTAACCCCGGAGAGACGGAGAAGACGATCGTGATCGACCCCAGGAGTCACCCGGTTTTGGCTCAGCCCGACTCCTTCCAGTTGGAGCTCCTGGAGCCGAGTAGCAACGCCACCGTGGGAGAAAGGAAAACCACCGTCGTCAATGTTGTGGAAGGAG GCCCCAGGTCTCCCGAGTTAGCCCAGATGCAGCAGAAAGGCTTGGTGTCTCCCAAAAATAGCTTGCCCGGTGGTCGCCTTCTGGCCCCGGGAAACCCCAAGGCCAAGGCAACCGGACCCAGGAGCATCCGCCTCAACTGGGACCCGCCGGCCGGAAACCCCGCGGGGTACAAG GTCAAGTACTGGATTTACGGCGACCCAGAGAAAGATGCTCAGGTCTTGGACGTCAAAACTCCTCACGCCGATCTGACCAATCTGTACCCCTACTGCGACTACGAGATGCGAGTGTCGGCCTACAACGCCTCGGGAAACGGCAATGAGACCGACGTGGTGGCTTGTCAGACTCTGGAAGACG TGCCCGGCGAACCGGGTCGACTGGCCTTCAACGTCATCAGCCCCACGGTCACTCAGATCAGTTGGGCCGAGCCGGCCGAGACCAACGGTGACATCACGGCTTACGAGGTCCTCTACACCCCCATCGACGACGACATGA AGCAAATGGGGGCAGCCAAGAAGGTGAAGATCGACAACCCAAAGAAACGCATGCTCTTGATTGAGAATCTGGTCAATGCCCAGACCTATCAATACAAGGTCCGCGCCAAGAATAGCGTGGGCTGGGGCCCCTATCGGGACGCCACCATCAACTTGGCGTCGCAGCCGGCCAGACCTCTGTCCA TTCCCATCATTCCGGACGTCCCCATCGTGGACGCCGAAGCGGGAGACGAATACGACAGTTACCTGATGTACAGCAACGAGGTGCTGAAGTCTCCCGCCAGCTCCAAGACGCCCAGCATGTCTGGCGATG ATTACACGACCAACGGAAAGTGGGACCAGAACTTCCTTTTCCCGGGCGGTTCGGCCACGCGCAACttgtcgtcgtcctcctcgccCATGTCCTCTTTTAACTCCAACTACAGAGGCGGCTCCTTTAGCACGGAAAACACCACCACCCACTACATGCCAGGTCGGAAGAAGGTGGCCCACGCTTCCCTAGAGTGGTACGCTAACTCCCCTCTCCTTACAGGAAGCCCTCTCAGAGGCGATATGATGGGCGGAGTCAGCGGAATGCACACGTCGGAGGTGGTGATGAGGAAGCGCTCGGAGAGAAGTTACGGGGAAGAAAACATACGGGACTCCATCGTCATGGGAGACCTAGCCAACAAGTTTGCTGAAATAG AGGCCAGACTTAGCCCCGGGGTCCCCGACACCCCCAGCCGCCTGGTGTTTTCGGCTCTGGGTCCCACCGCCCTGAAAGTCAGTTGGCAGGAGCCCCGTTGCGAGAGGGACATCTCGGGTTACTCGGTGGCGTACCAGCCGCTCAACGGAG GCGAAACCAAGCGCGTCAACGTGACCAACCCGGCGGAGAACTCGGTGATCATCCGGGACCTTCTTCCCAACCACTCCTACCTGTTTAAGGTGAAGGCCCAGAGCCAAGAGGGCTGGGGTCCCGAGAGAGAGGGCGTCATCACCATCGAGTCGGCCGTGGATCCGCGGAGCCCCCTGAGTCCCATGCCAG GTTCCCCCTTCACCCTGAGCACCCCCAGCGCGCCGGGTCCGCTGGTCTTCACGGCGCTGAGCCCCGATTCGCTGCAGCTCAGCTGGGAAAAACCGAGGAAGCCCAACGGAGACATCCTAGGCTACGTGGTCACCTGCGAGCAGCTGCACGGAGGAG cgGACACGCGTTCCTTCCAGGTCGGCGGGGACGGCGCCGAGACCCGTCTGACCGTCCCCGACTTGACGGAGAACATCCCTTACAAGTTCAAAGTCCAGGCTCAGACCACTGTGGGTTTCGGCCCCGAGAGGGAGGGCATCATCACCATCGAGTCTCAGGATGCAG gggCCTTGTCTCAATTTCACAATCAATCCATGACAAGGAGGGAAGTTTTCAACATGCCCAGTGACATGAGCACCATGAGCAGCATCTCGCGCACCATGATCAACGACCCCTTCTTCTCAG ACGGAATgacgaccaccaccaccacgcagCACGTGGAAAGCAGCGGCATGATGAGCCGCCAAGTCACCAAGGAAGTGGTGCAGAGGAGCGTCATGGGTGCTACCGCCGTcagccaaaaaatgttttacgaCTCCTAA